DNA sequence from the Euzebyales bacterium genome:
CCTGCGCGGACCACGCCGTCACGCGGTACGCCGCCGCAGCCTTGAGCAGTGCGTCCGGCTCCCCCCGCAGCACGCATCGCAGCGTCCTGCCGTCCACGGTCGCGTCCTCGACGCCGGGCAGCGACGAGAACGCCACGACGTCGATGTGCTCGGCGAAGCGCAGCTCCACGACCTGGCCGGCGCGGTGACGCAGCGTCCGGACGTCGTCGGTGTCGACGACCACCCCGTCGCGGATGATCGCAACCCTGCCAGCGACGTCCTCGACCTCGCTGAGCACGTGCGAGGACATGAACACTGTCGCCCCCGCGTCCCGGGACTCACGCACCAGATCGAGGAACTCGCGTTGCAGCAGAGGGTCCAGCCCGCTCGACGGCTCGTCGAGGATCAGCAGCTCGGGTCGGTGCATGAACGCCTGCACGACGCCGACCTTCTGCTTGTTGCCCTTCGACAGCCCGCGGATCGGCCGGTCGAGATCGAGGCCGAAGCGCTCGGCCAGCGGGCCGATGCCATCGTCGCCGGCACCGCCGCGCAGGCGCGAGAGGTAGCGCAGCAGCTGGCCGGCGGTCCGCCGGCCGGACATGGCGAGCTCACCCGGGATGTACCCGATGCGGGCCCGCAGCGCGGGTCCGCCGCCGGCCGGCGAGGTGCCGAGGACCTCCGCACGGCCCTCGGTGGGCCGCAGCAGGTCGAGCAGCACCCGGATCGTCGTCGACTTCCCCGCACCGTTGGGCCCGAGGAACCCGAAGATCTCACCGCGCTCGACCTCGAGGTCGAGGCCATCGAGCGCCCGGACCCTCCCGTAGTCTTTGACCAGTCGCTGCGTGCGGATCACGACGTCGTTCATGACCCTGCTCCCTCCTGTGGCTCGGCTCCGTCGACGAACGCACTGCGCATGACCTTGGCGACCTCCTCGGTGACGAGCCCCTCGGTGAACATCTCGAGCACGGGACCGATGTAGGCCGCGGAGGCCTGCGGGTCCGCGAGCTCCGACGGGTCGCTGGTGAGGTCGACGCCCAAGAGGCGCTCGACGTGCTTGTGCAGCACCAAGGCGCCCAGCGTCCAGATCGTGAGCACGGCGGCCCGGCCGTGCGGATAGTCGGTCGGGCGCAGTGACCCCGCCCGGACGCCCTCGGCCATGTATCGGGCGGCGTCGGCCACCATCTCGTCGATCAGCGTCGCGACGTGCGGCGACCCGTCGGCCAGGCTGCGCGCTAGGTACCGGGTCAGGGGCACGTCCTGCTTGGCGCGCCGCATGGCGGCCGCGACGTCGAGGGCGGGCCCCTGCGCCATCGCCTCCTGCTTGTTGCTACGGATGATCCCGGCGACGTACTCGTCGCAGGCGTACCGCAGCCCGTCCTTGGTGCCGAAGTGGTGGATCACCAGGCCGGGTGACACGCCAGCCTCCGCGGCGATGGCGCGCACGCTGGTGGCCGCGATGCCGTCCGCGGCGAACCGCGTGATCGCGGCGTCGCGGATGCGCGCCCGCGCGGTCCGGTCCTCGACGGCAGCTGCTGAACGCATGTTCAATATACTAAACAACTGTTCAGTGCAATGCAACCCCCCACTGTTCAGCGCAATGCACCCCCGACGTCGCACGTCACCCTTCCGTCCAGCGTCCACGCCCTGTAGCGTGAGGTGCATGTTGGCGGTCCGGTAACCCGACCCGGCTCCCGCGCGCACCACCGCGGCGGGAGCTGTGGTCCGTGCGTCCGCACACCTCACATCGGAGCCGCCGATGTCCTCCCCACCCATCGCGGGCACCACGCCCGCCATCGCGCTCGTCTCGCTCGGCAAGATCTTCCGCCGCGCCGAGGGCGCCGCCCTGCGGTCGCGCGGCACCGTGACGGCGCTCGACGACATCACGTTCGAGGTCGCACAGCGCGAGACGGTCGCGGTGCTCGGCCAGAACGGCTCGGGCAAGTCGACCCTGGTGCGCGTCCTGTCGACCCTGCTGCTGCCCGAGCACGGCAGCGCGCGCGTGTTCGGCCACGACGTTGTCGCCGAAGCGGCCGTCGTGCGCCGCCTCGTCAACCGCGTGTCGGTCGAGGCGTCGTTCTTCAAGCGCATGTCGGCCGTCGAAAACCTGAGCTACGCCGCGAGGTTCCACGGGCTGACGCCCTCGCGGACGCGGTCGGCCATCCCTGTGATCCTCAGCGCCATCGGCTTTCCACCGGACCGCCGCGGCGAGCCTATGGAGAACCTGTCGCGCGGCATGCAGCAGAAGGTCGCGCTCGCGCGGGCGCTGCTGACGTCACCCACGCTGCTGCTGCTCGACGAACCGACCACCGGGCTCGATCCGCGGTCGAGGCGCGAGGTGCAGCAGTTCGTGCGCGAGATGCGCAACCGCCACGACGTGACGATCCTGCTGTGCACCCATGACCTCGACGAGGCCGAGGCGCTCGCCGATCGGATCGGCGTGCTTGACCGTGGCCAGCTGATCGCGCTCGACACGGTCACCGGCCTGTGCCGCCGCTACGACGCCTCGTCGCTGGAGGACATGTTCTTCGCCGCGACCGGCCGGACGCTCGCCGACGAGGCCGACGACCAGGAGGTCCACGCATGACCGGCGCCATGCGGAGGGAGACGAGGCAGCCGTGACCGCTCACCGTCCCGGGCACGCGTCGGAGCGCGGCGCCTGGTCGCTGCGCCACGAGCTCATCGGGCTGTCGGGCATCGTCGAGCGCAACTTCTACCTGGTCCGGCGCTACGTTTGGTGGGACCTGGCGTTCTTCGTGTGGACCGTGGCCAACACGCTGACCGTGGTGTTCATCGCCCGCGGGGTCGAGGCCACCGGAGGCACGCTCGACGTCAACCGCACCGCGGCGTACCTGCTGATCGGCGGCGTCGTCTGGGCCTACCTCGGGAACATCTTCGAGATCATCACGGAGACGGTCGCGTGGGAGCGCTGGGAGGGCACGATCGAGTACACGTTCATGGCGCCGTTGTCCCGTCCTGTGCACCTGCTCGGGATGGGAGCGTTCGCGATCCTGTACGGGGTGGCGAGGGCCACGCTGCTGTTCGGCGTGTGCGCGATGTTCTTCGACCTGGCCCTGCCGGGTGCGGACTACGGCGCCGCGTTGCTGGTCCTGAGCGTGGCCTCGGTGTCGTTCGTCGGGCTCGGGATGATGACCGCCGTCCTGCCGCTGATCTCGCCCGAGAAGGGCACGCAGCTCGGCTTCGTCGCGCAGGGCGTCCTGCTGGTGGTCTCGGGCGTCTACGCCCCGGTCGCCGTGCTGCCGGGCTGGATGCAGGCGATCGCGACCGTCTCGCCGGCGACCTACGCGCTCGACGGGATCCGCGGTGCGATCCTGTCGGGAGAGGGTGTGGCCACGATGGGCGACGAGCTGCTCCCGCTCGCCGTCATCGGCGTCGTGACGATCCCGCTGGGCCTCGCCGTGTTCCGGGCCGGCGAGCGCTACGCCAAGCGCCACGGCAAGTTGAAGCGCAGCGGCTGACCGACCGTGCAGCCGGTCTGCGAGGAAGACCTCTAGAGGTCGCGGCGGCGCAGCCGCCATGCCGCGAGCAGCAGCAGGATCACCGCGTAGCAGACCGACCAGACGATCAGCGACGTCGGCGGCGGCGCGGAGCCGGCGAACGGGTTGCCACCCGCGGCCTGGCGTGCGACCAGCAGCGCCGACGGCTGTTGGAGGTAGAACGATGCCCCGCGCCAGAGCGCGTCGCTGGGGATGAGCAGGCTCGTGCCGATGCCGATCAGCTGCATCGTCTGGTTGCGCAGCTGGTCGCCCACCAGCTCGATGATGCCGGCCAGCCACGCGACACCGAACAGGCAGAAGGTCACCACACCACTGGTGACGCCCGACCACGTCGTGCTCGCCAGGAGCCCGACCGAAAGGAGGACGACCAGCTCGAGCGCCAGCACCGCCAGCGCCCGTACCGGATCCAAGGGGCTGTACTCGGCGATGCCGGTTGCGATGCCCAGCACCGCCATGGTCATCAACGTGATGTAGCCCACCGTCACGAGCACGAACGCCAGCCACCGTTGGGCCAGCCATGACGTGCGGGACAGCGGCCGGGCGAGCACGGCGTGCAGCACCCCGGAATCGACCTCGGTGGCGACTGCGCCACTGGCCAGGAAGATCGCCAGCAGCGCCGCGAGGAACCGCACGATGTACAGGCCGAGCACGGTGATGATCGTCGCACCGAGCGCCAGCTCGACGCGATCCGTGCCCCGGGAGGTCACGTTGCTGTACAGCGCGTGGAACCCGAAG
Encoded proteins:
- a CDS encoding ABC transporter ATP-binding protein, with the translated sequence MNDVVIRTQRLVKDYGRVRALDGLDLEVERGEIFGFLGPNGAGKSTTIRVLLDLLRPTEGRAEVLGTSPAGGGPALRARIGYIPGELAMSGRRTAGQLLRYLSRLRGGAGDDGIGPLAERFGLDLDRPIRGLSKGNKQKVGVVQAFMHRPELLILDEPSSGLDPLLQREFLDLVRESRDAGATVFMSSHVLSEVEDVAGRVAIIRDGVVVDTDDVRTLRHRAGQVVELRFAEHIDVVAFSSLPGVEDATVDGRTLRCVLRGEPDALLKAAAAYRVTAWSAQDRELEDLFLDFYRVPADDRRAREVTH
- a CDS encoding ABC transporter ATP-binding protein, translated to MSSPPIAGTTPAIALVSLGKIFRRAEGAALRSRGTVTALDDITFEVAQRETVAVLGQNGSGKSTLVRVLSTLLLPEHGSARVFGHDVVAEAAVVRRLVNRVSVEASFFKRMSAVENLSYAARFHGLTPSRTRSAIPVILSAIGFPPDRRGEPMENLSRGMQQKVALARALLTSPTLLLLDEPTTGLDPRSRREVQQFVREMRNRHDVTILLCTHDLDEAEALADRIGVLDRGQLIALDTVTGLCRRYDASSLEDMFFAATGRTLADEADDQEVHA
- a CDS encoding TetR family transcriptional regulator, which translates into the protein MRSAAAVEDRTARARIRDAAITRFAADGIAATSVRAIAAEAGVSPGLVIHHFGTKDGLRYACDEYVAGIIRSNKQEAMAQGPALDVAAAMRRAKQDVPLTRYLARSLADGSPHVATLIDEMVADAARYMAEGVRAGSLRPTDYPHGRAAVLTIWTLGALVLHKHVERLLGVDLTSDPSELADPQASAAYIGPVLEMFTEGLVTEEVAKVMRSAFVDGAEPQEGAGS
- a CDS encoding ABC transporter permease subunit — its product is MTALAITRLSMREAVSRRLVLIGVVLSVAFLALFGFGFHALYSNVTSRGTDRVELALGATIITVLGLYIVRFLAALLAIFLASGAVATEVDSGVLHAVLARPLSRTSWLAQRWLAFVLVTVGYITLMTMAVLGIATGIAEYSPLDPVRALAVLALELVVLLSVGLLASTTWSGVTSGVVTFCLFGVAWLAGIIELVGDQLRNQTMQLIGIGTSLLIPSDALWRGASFYLQQPSALLVARQAAGGNPFAGSAPPPTSLIVWSVCYAVILLLLAAWRLRRRDL
- a CDS encoding ABC transporter permease; the protein is MTAHRPGHASERGAWSLRHELIGLSGIVERNFYLVRRYVWWDLAFFVWTVANTLTVVFIARGVEATGGTLDVNRTAAYLLIGGVVWAYLGNIFEIITETVAWERWEGTIEYTFMAPLSRPVHLLGMGAFAILYGVARATLLFGVCAMFFDLALPGADYGAALLVLSVASVSFVGLGMMTAVLPLISPEKGTQLGFVAQGVLLVVSGVYAPVAVLPGWMQAIATVSPATYALDGIRGAILSGEGVATMGDELLPLAVIGVVTIPLGLAVFRAGERYAKRHGKLKRSG